A single window of Coleofasciculus sp. FACHB-1120 DNA harbors:
- a CDS encoding dienelactone hydrolase family protein — translation MTESKIRTKNLKIANGDLEIAAYLAMPEGEGSFPGIVVLQEIFGVNAHIREVTERIAKEGYVAIAPAIFQRQAPGFETGYTPEDIQIGRQYKDQTQASELLGDIQAAINYLKALPEVKPVFGCIGFCFGGHVAYLAATLPDIKATASFYGAGVATNTPGGGEPTIARTKDIKGTLYAFFGMEDASIPVEQVDQIEAELEKHHIPHRVFRYDGAEHGFFCDHRASYNDTTAADAWKQVKQLFEHELQAA, via the coding sequence ATGACAGAGAGCAAGATTCGGACAAAAAACCTCAAAATTGCCAATGGCGATCTAGAAATTGCGGCTTACCTGGCAATGCCGGAAGGGGAGGGGTCTTTTCCCGGTATTGTGGTGTTGCAGGAAATTTTTGGGGTGAATGCCCACATCCGGGAGGTAACGGAACGAATTGCCAAGGAAGGCTATGTAGCGATCGCGCCAGCAATCTTTCAACGCCAAGCACCGGGTTTTGAAACCGGCTACACTCCAGAAGACATTCAAATTGGCAGACAGTACAAAGACCAAACTCAAGCCTCAGAACTACTCGGCGATATCCAGGCGGCAATTAATTACCTCAAAGCCTTGCCCGAAGTAAAACCTGTCTTTGGCTGCATCGGCTTCTGCTTTGGGGGTCACGTTGCTTACCTCGCCGCTACTTTACCCGATATCAAAGCCACAGCATCATTCTACGGTGCTGGCGTTGCCACGAACACTCCCGGCGGCGGCGAACCAACCATCGCACGCACAAAAGACATCAAAGGCACGCTTTACGCCTTTTTCGGCATGGAGGACGCTAGCATCCCCGTCGAACAGGTAGATCAAATTGAAGCGGAGCTAGAGAAACACCACATTCCCCATCGTGTCTTTCGCTACGATGGAGCTGAACACGGGTTTTTCTGCGACCATCGCGCCAGTTACAATGACACCACAGCCGCCGATGCCTGGAAGCAGGTAAAACAGCTGTTTGAACACGAACTTCAAGCGGCATAA
- a CDS encoding S1 RNA-binding domain-containing protein, giving the protein MNSKSTSSQDAKSSFSMDDFAKALEQHDYQFHKGQVVRGKVETHESDGAYVDIGGKSLAFLPVDEASLRRVTDLSIVLPLQEERDFLIIREQDADGQVTLSVRQMEIKQAWDNLADMQEANQTVQARVTGINKGGVTVEVQGLRGFIPRSHLVERDNLESLVGEKLTASFLEVSADTNKLVLSQRQATRSVAITQIEVGQLVEGKITGVKPFGVFVDLDGITGLLHIKQVSQTYIESLASLFQVGQVIKALIVDIDEGKGRVSLSTRVLENHPGEVLENMAEVMESAESRSERARKNLTR; this is encoded by the coding sequence ATGAATTCCAAATCGACCTCTTCTCAAGATGCAAAATCCTCATTTTCTATGGACGATTTTGCCAAAGCTCTCGAACAACACGACTACCAATTTCACAAGGGGCAAGTCGTGCGCGGTAAAGTGGAAACCCACGAAAGTGATGGTGCCTATGTAGACATTGGCGGCAAGTCTTTGGCTTTTTTACCTGTTGATGAGGCGTCGTTGAGACGGGTAACAGATTTATCGATTGTGCTGCCGTTGCAGGAAGAACGGGATTTCCTGATTATCCGAGAGCAAGATGCAGATGGTCAGGTGACGCTTTCAGTGCGGCAAATGGAGATCAAGCAGGCGTGGGATAACCTGGCTGATATGCAGGAAGCGAATCAAACAGTGCAAGCCCGTGTCACTGGCATCAATAAGGGGGGCGTTACGGTAGAAGTGCAGGGGTTGCGGGGGTTTATTCCGCGATCGCACTTGGTGGAACGCGATAACCTGGAGTCCCTGGTTGGTGAAAAGCTAACGGCTAGCTTTTTGGAGGTTTCTGCTGACACGAACAAACTGGTGCTTTCTCAACGGCAAGCGACTCGTTCTGTTGCCATCACTCAGATAGAAGTTGGGCAGTTAGTCGAAGGGAAAATTACTGGGGTGAAGCCCTTCGGTGTGTTTGTTGATTTGGATGGAATTACTGGTTTGCTGCATATTAAACAAGTAAGCCAAACCTACATCGAATCTCTAGCATCATTATTTCAGGTGGGTCAAGTAATCAAAGCGTTGATTGTTGATATCGATGAAGGTAAAGGTCGGGTTTCTTTGTCTACCAGAGTCTTAGAAAATCATCCAGGAGAAGTGCTGGAAAATATGGCTGAGGTAATGGAATCAGCTGAGTCGCGTTCTGAACGGGCGAGGAAAAATCTCACCAGATAG